A genomic region of Mycobacterium sp. Aquia_213 contains the following coding sequences:
- a CDS encoding MmpS family transport accessory protein produces the protein MYRLFKRAWIPLLLVVVIALGGYVVLRVRASFGANTAVARGEVNAETKPFNPKHITYEVTAPSGGSVSVNYLDENGQPHLVENAPLPWSYTIVTTLPSMSANIVAQGDTGMRHIRCRVIVDGQVRDDRSLDEYQPFIYCLVKSV, from the coding sequence ATGTATCGACTGTTCAAGCGGGCGTGGATACCGCTACTCCTTGTCGTGGTTATCGCACTCGGCGGATACGTCGTGCTTCGCGTTCGCGCCAGTTTCGGTGCCAATACCGCCGTCGCGAGGGGCGAAGTGAATGCCGAGACGAAGCCCTTCAATCCCAAGCACATCACCTACGAGGTCACGGCCCCATCGGGCGGCAGCGTCAGCGTCAACTACCTCGATGAAAATGGGCAACCCCACCTCGTCGAAAACGCCCCGCTGCCGTGGTCGTACACCATCGTGACGACCCTGCCGTCGATGTCGGCCAACATCGTCGCCCAAGGTGACACCGGGATGCGCCACATTCGATGCCGGGTCATCGTCGACGGCCAAGTCCGCGACGACCGCAGCCTCGACGAATACCAACCCTTCATCTACTGCTTGGTGAAATCCGTATGA
- a CDS encoding MFS transporter yields MSDGPVPSVAEVTPRRRVRVGGTRFSLRTARDLVLLTHRRQPSPVAVLLVASSGAFLTFLDTTVVPVAFPDIRRSFPAADIGSLSWILNGYSLVFAVFMVVAGRLADAFGRRRIFVFGVALFTVASGLCAAAGSVEALVGFRVLQGVGAAMLVPASLALVVEGFGAARRAHAVTLWGAAAAIAAGLGPPIGGLLVQWGGWRWVFLANLPLGIAMLTVASRVLVESRAPGRRRLPDLRGATLLAVALGLLALGLVKGGQWGWTSAGVTGSLVAGGLALVGFVMGSRSHPVPLIDPALLRIRSFVAGNLLSAVAVAGSYSYFLTHVLYLNYVWGYSQLKAALAVAPAALVAAVIAAVLGRVADRRGHRVIVMVGALIWAAGLGWYLLRVGPEPDFLHVWLPGQLLQGIGLGAVSPLLGSAALARLPEGANYATASAVNGAARLFGSATGVAVLVILIGKTEHGASEEALRRGWVMAACCFLAISIGAVFLGSTRNEHAQAVKPASAVAPHFEPSGPSRAVAPVERVPAVTNDADLLGRLPLFAGLDAVTVAELAHHAEEVELQAGSYLFHEGDASDCLYVLCRGRLQVLQQDIVLRELGRGEVVGELGLLVDAPRSASIRALRDSTLLRLTWAQFDRIAERGALTALIRALAIRLHQAPPPAAPRPTSPAVVVAVIGVGADAPVQSVASALVTALSARLRVVDPGRVDRDGLDRAEQAADRVVLHASVNDAGWLEFCLRVADRIVLVAGDPAPPTAPLPPRAVGADLVLAGSPASREHRRLWEELITPRSVHAVDHRRLPNDLGPLAARIAGRSIGLVLGGGGARGLAHIGVLEELERAGVTVDRFAGTSMGAIIAASAAAGLDAAAVDAQIYECFVRRNPLGDYTVPIKGLIRGRRTAALLRDAFGERLVEELPKQFRCVSVDLVARRAVVHRRGPLADAVGCSLRVPGLYPPQVYNGQLHVDGAVLEGIPAVALAGSEGPLIAVNVGFEPDDSSTRPDSPPNVPGIGDTLLRTMAIGGQMAVESALAQVQVVIRPDIRAIGFLEFHQIDAAREAGRVAARAAMPQITALL; encoded by the coding sequence ATGAGCGATGGGCCAGTGCCCTCGGTCGCCGAGGTCACACCCCGTCGCCGCGTGCGCGTCGGTGGGACGCGCTTTTCTTTGCGGACCGCCAGGGACTTGGTGCTGCTGACCCATCGCCGCCAGCCGTCGCCGGTAGCGGTTCTGCTGGTCGCTTCTTCCGGCGCCTTCCTGACTTTCCTCGACACGACCGTCGTTCCCGTCGCGTTTCCCGACATCCGAAGATCCTTCCCGGCTGCTGACATCGGCAGTCTGTCTTGGATACTCAACGGCTACAGCCTCGTCTTTGCGGTCTTCATGGTGGTGGCGGGCAGGCTGGCAGATGCGTTCGGACGCAGGCGGATATTCGTATTCGGAGTCGCGCTGTTCACGGTTGCGTCCGGGTTATGTGCCGCCGCAGGCAGCGTCGAGGCGCTGGTTGGCTTCCGCGTGCTCCAGGGCGTCGGGGCGGCGATGCTGGTACCCGCGTCTCTGGCACTGGTCGTCGAGGGCTTCGGCGCTGCACGCCGCGCGCACGCGGTGACCTTGTGGGGTGCGGCAGCAGCAATCGCGGCGGGCCTGGGCCCGCCGATCGGTGGGCTGCTCGTGCAGTGGGGAGGCTGGCGGTGGGTGTTTTTGGCGAATCTTCCGCTGGGCATCGCCATGCTGACGGTCGCCTCGCGGGTGCTCGTCGAAAGCCGTGCTCCGGGACGCCGGCGGCTACCCGATTTGCGCGGTGCGACGCTGCTGGCCGTGGCGCTCGGGCTGTTGGCTCTCGGGTTGGTCAAGGGCGGGCAGTGGGGCTGGACGAGCGCCGGAGTCACCGGCTCGTTGGTGGCCGGGGGGCTGGCTCTGGTCGGGTTCGTGATGGGCTCGCGGTCTCACCCCGTGCCGCTGATCGATCCGGCGTTGCTGCGCATCCGGTCATTCGTGGCGGGCAACCTCCTGTCGGCCGTCGCGGTCGCCGGTTCCTATAGCTACTTCCTGACCCATGTGCTCTACCTCAACTACGTATGGGGCTACTCGCAGTTGAAGGCGGCTCTGGCGGTCGCGCCCGCCGCGCTGGTTGCCGCCGTGATCGCGGCGGTGCTCGGCCGCGTCGCCGACCGGCGCGGGCATCGGGTCATCGTCATGGTCGGCGCTCTTATCTGGGCCGCGGGCCTGGGGTGGTACCTGTTACGCGTCGGGCCCGAACCCGATTTCCTCCATGTGTGGTTGCCAGGCCAACTGCTGCAGGGGATCGGCCTCGGCGCGGTCTCGCCGCTGCTGGGTAGTGCGGCGCTGGCGCGGCTTCCGGAGGGCGCCAACTATGCCACCGCGTCGGCTGTCAACGGCGCCGCACGCCTATTCGGTTCGGCGACCGGCGTCGCGGTGCTGGTGATCCTGATCGGGAAGACGGAGCATGGCGCTTCCGAGGAGGCCCTACGGCGGGGATGGGTCATGGCCGCATGCTGTTTTCTCGCGATCTCGATCGGAGCCGTATTCCTGGGCAGCACCCGCAACGAGCATGCCCAGGCTGTCAAGCCGGCGTCCGCGGTCGCGCCGCATTTCGAGCCTTCGGGACCGTCGCGGGCGGTCGCACCGGTCGAGCGAGTGCCGGCAGTAACCAATGACGCCGATCTGCTCGGGCGTCTGCCCCTGTTCGCCGGACTGGACGCGGTCACCGTAGCGGAACTCGCGCACCACGCCGAGGAGGTTGAGCTGCAGGCCGGCTCGTATCTGTTTCACGAGGGTGATGCGTCGGACTGCCTCTACGTGCTGTGCCGGGGTCGCCTGCAGGTGCTCCAGCAGGACATCGTGCTCAGAGAACTGGGCCGCGGCGAGGTGGTCGGCGAGCTCGGCCTGCTCGTCGACGCGCCCCGTTCAGCGTCGATTCGGGCCCTGCGTGACTCCACGCTGCTGCGGCTCACCTGGGCCCAGTTTGACCGGATCGCCGAGCGTGGCGCGCTGACGGCGCTGATTCGGGCGTTGGCAATCCGGTTGCACCAGGCACCGCCACCGGCCGCGCCTCGCCCGACCTCACCCGCGGTGGTTGTCGCGGTTATCGGTGTCGGCGCCGACGCGCCCGTGCAGTCGGTGGCCAGTGCACTGGTTACCGCGCTGTCGGCGCGGCTTCGGGTAGTGGATCCCGGCCGAGTCGACCGCGATGGCCTCGATCGCGCCGAGCAAGCCGCGGACCGGGTAGTGCTGCATGCCTCGGTCAACGACGCGGGCTGGCTGGAGTTCTGCCTGCGCGTCGCCGATCGGATTGTGCTCGTAGCCGGAGATCCGGCACCACCGACGGCGCCGCTGCCGCCGCGCGCGGTCGGCGCCGACCTCGTGTTGGCCGGTTCGCCCGCCAGCCGGGAGCATCGCCGCCTCTGGGAGGAGCTGATTACGCCGCGATCGGTTCATGCGGTCGACCACCGGCGCCTGCCAAATGACTTGGGCCCGTTGGCTGCGCGTATCGCGGGCCGGTCAATTGGGCTGGTTCTCGGAGGCGGAGGCGCACGCGGTCTTGCCCACATCGGGGTACTCGAGGAGCTGGAACGGGCCGGGGTCACGGTCGATCGGTTCGCCGGTACCAGCATGGGGGCGATCATTGCCGCATCCGCAGCCGCCGGCCTTGATGCGGCGGCCGTGGATGCGCAGATATACGAGTGCTTCGTTCGGCGTAATCCGCTCGGCGACTATACGGTGCCGATCAAGGGGTTGATTCGTGGTCGACGCACGGCGGCCCTGCTGCGGGATGCCTTCGGAGAACGGCTAGTGGAGGAGCTGCCGAAGCAGTTCCGCTGTGTCAGTGTGGATTTGGTTGCCCGACGAGCCGTCGTGCACCGCCGGGGCCCACTCGCCGATGCCGTTGGGTGTTCGCTGCGAGTGCCTGGCCTCTATCCGCCCCAGGTCTACAACGGTCAACTGCATGTGGACGGCGCTGTGCTGGAAGGCATTCCCGCCGTTGCACTGGCGGGCTCCGAGGGCCCACTGATCGCGGTGAACGTCGGGTTTGAGCCCGACGACTCCTCGACGCGGCCGGACAGTCCGCCGAACGTGCCGGGCATCGGCGACACCCTCCTGCGCACGATGGCGATCGGTGGCCAGATGGCTGTCGAATCCGCCCTAGCACAGGTGCAGGTCGTCATCCGCCCTGACATCCGTGCCATCGGGTTCCTGGAGTTCCACCAGATAGACGCGGCCCGCGAGGCCGGGCGCGTTGCGGCCCGCGCAGCAATGCCGCAGATCACCGCGCTGCTATAG